The Haloarcula sp. H-GB4 genome includes a window with the following:
- a CDS encoding Cdc6/Cdc18 family protein, with protein MSDSDDLFILEDPIFVNKELLEISHLPEEDRIVGRDEEIKQLANAVNPAIFGQSPSNILLYGKTGTGKSLCAKYVSRQLVDTASKEGINAVYAYVDCAQDSTETQSVQTIADSVNTEENDIYIPDKGISTATYYKRLWRILDMHYDVVLIILDEIDKLEDDDILMQLSRAGEAGKIEDCKIGVIGISNKIKYKDRMDERVKSSLCEREFVFPPYDANQLNEIMSARSDAFREGVLEGGVIPRAAALAAREHGDARKAIDILRYAGEIAQSSDMNTVPEDFVVQARERAETDRFRELISGSTPHSRYVLQALTILSVDNAGDGADDIGFRTTRIYDVYEEICRQEGSDPLSLRRVRDLLKEHAFLDIIEQTRHSGGSAEGSYTEHQLLEDPDVVQQVLEDTIS; from the coding sequence ATGTCCGACTCTGACGATCTCTTCATTCTTGAAGATCCCATTTTCGTGAACAAGGAACTGCTTGAAATCAGCCATCTCCCGGAAGAGGATCGCATCGTTGGTCGAGATGAAGAAATCAAGCAACTGGCTAATGCGGTAAATCCTGCCATCTTTGGCCAGAGTCCTAGCAACATCCTCCTGTATGGGAAGACTGGAACAGGGAAGTCCCTCTGTGCAAAATACGTTTCTCGTCAACTGGTCGATACCGCGTCTAAGGAGGGTATCAACGCTGTCTACGCATATGTGGATTGTGCCCAGGACAGCACCGAAACCCAGTCTGTGCAAACGATTGCGGACTCAGTAAATACGGAAGAGAATGATATCTACATTCCCGACAAGGGAATTAGCACTGCAACCTACTACAAGCGTCTCTGGCGGATTCTCGATATGCATTATGACGTCGTCCTCATAATCCTCGACGAGATCGACAAACTCGAAGACGACGACATCCTGATGCAACTGTCACGAGCTGGAGAGGCTGGAAAAATTGAAGATTGTAAGATTGGTGTCATCGGAATTAGCAACAAAATCAAGTATAAGGATCGGATGGATGAGCGGGTCAAGTCCAGTCTTTGCGAACGAGAATTTGTGTTCCCACCCTACGACGCTAATCAGCTCAATGAAATCATGAGTGCACGGAGCGACGCATTCAGAGAGGGAGTACTCGAAGGTGGTGTTATCCCTCGGGCAGCTGCACTGGCAGCTCGTGAGCACGGCGATGCACGAAAAGCGATTGACATACTTCGATATGCAGGTGAAATTGCCCAATCATCGGACATGAATACGGTTCCAGAAGACTTCGTTGTTCAAGCTCGAGAGCGGGCTGAGACTGATCGGTTCCGTGAACTCATTAGCGGCTCAACGCCACATTCTCGATACGTACTACAGGCGCTGACTATCCTTTCGGTTGACAATGCTGGCGATGGAGCTGATGATATCGGCTTCCGAACAACCCGAATCTACGACGTGTACGAAGAAATTTGCCGTCAGGAAGGCTCTGATCCTCTCTCGTTACGACGCGTCCGCGACCTTCTCAAGGAACACGCTTTCTTAGATATTATCGAACAAACGCGCCACAGTGGTGGTAGTGCAGAGGGGAGCTATACAGAGCATCAGCTCCTGGAAGATCCAGATGTCGTGCAACAGGTGCTCGAAGATACAATCAGCTGA